From Kineosporia succinea, the proteins below share one genomic window:
- a CDS encoding thiamine-binding protein, which yields MLFAFSVAPNGSGESVSEAVADAVAIVRASGLPNRTDSMFTTIEGEWDECMDVIKRACEAVGKHGNRVSLVLKADIRSGYSGEMTAKVERLEAALKSHDTSHGQDGPAAGDPPVATD from the coding sequence GTGTTGTTCGCGTTCTCGGTTGCCCCCAACGGCAGTGGTGAGTCGGTCTCCGAGGCGGTGGCAGACGCGGTCGCCATCGTCCGTGCCTCCGGCCTGCCCAATCGCACCGACTCCATGTTCACCACCATCGAGGGTGAGTGGGACGAGTGCATGGACGTGATCAAGCGCGCCTGCGAGGCCGTGGGTAAGCACGGCAATCGCGTCTCCCTGGTGCTCAAGGCCGACATCCGGTCTGGGTACAGCGGCGAGATGACCGCCAAGGTCGAGCGGCTCGAGGCGGCCCTGAAGTCTCACGACACCTCTCACGGCCAGGACGGCCCGGCCGCCGGCGACCCGCCGGTGGCGACCGACTGA